In candidate division WOR-3 bacterium, a genomic segment contains:
- a CDS encoding GTPase Era: MKSGYISIIGKPNVGKSTLLNRLLQTKLSIVSPKPQTTRHRILGILTEDEYQCCFLDTPGLIKPHYLLQEMLVKQIKRSLEDADEVLWMTDPWFKEKELPLEFKKVFNKKPTIAVINKIDLVSKDELLPIMNTIKKSAVKEIIPVSALNGDGIEELKKAIFKYLPEGPFLYPAEDLSDAPERFFVAELIRERLFEFFKKEIPYSTCVLIDEFKERDKGKDYIRAVIYVERKSQKGIIIGKNGAALKKIGEEARKKIEDFLGREVYLELWVKVKEKWRKDKKFLKEIGY; the protein is encoded by the coding sequence ATGAAGTCAGGTTATATTTCTATCATCGGTAAACCGAATGTCGGTAAGTCGACATTGCTCAATCGACTGCTGCAAACAAAGCTGTCTATTGTCAGTCCCAAACCCCAGACGACGAGGCATCGAATCCTGGGTATCCTGACCGAAGATGAGTACCAATGCTGTTTCCTTGATACGCCGGGATTGATAAAACCGCATTACCTTCTGCAGGAAATGCTGGTCAAACAGATTAAACGCTCCTTGGAAGACGCCGATGAAGTATTATGGATGACAGATCCCTGGTTCAAAGAAAAAGAACTTCCCCTTGAATTCAAAAAGGTTTTCAACAAAAAACCCACCATAGCCGTCATAAATAAGATCGACCTCGTTTCCAAAGATGAATTGTTGCCGATTATGAATACGATAAAGAAATCCGCGGTCAAAGAAATAATTCCCGTCTCTGCATTGAACGGTGATGGTATCGAGGAATTGAAAAAAGCGATCTTTAAATACCTGCCAGAAGGACCTTTTCTTTATCCCGCAGAGGATCTCTCCGACGCACCCGAAAGATTTTTTGTGGCGGAATTGATCAGAGAAAGACTCTTTGAGTTTTTTAAAAAAGAAATTCCTTATTCAACGTGTGTATTGATCGATGAATTTAAAGAACGAGACAAAGGAAAAGATTATATCCGTGCCGTGATCTATGTCGAAAGAAAATCACAAAAAGGTATCATCATTGGGAAGAACGGCGCGGCGTTGAAGAAGATCGGAGAAGAAGCAAGAAAAAAGATAGAAGATTTTCTGGGTAGAGAAGTCTATCTCGAACTATGGGTGAAAGTGAAAGAAAAGTGGCGCAAGGACAAAAAATTTCTGAAGGAGATAGGTTATTGA
- a CDS encoding signal recognition particle protein, which produces MLENLIDRFQKVRRKILGYGRITKTELEAILKEIRIVLLEADVNYRIVKEFIEELRTKCESLELVRSLKPGDAVVKAVYEELTLLLGESSRTITFKKNGPLVIILIGLQGVGKTTTAVKLAFRFKSKKPLLVPADVKRPAAYEQLASLAKRVEIPVFPLNKESAVATVKQAKAAALDRGYGIVIIDTAGRLHINNELIDELREIDKVVKPDYRLLVADGMSGQDAVTQAMTFKKEVGLEGAVLTKMDGDARGGAALSITRAADVPIFFIGVGETLEGLEVFYPDRMAQRIMGMGDLVSLVEKVKVIEKEIDGKQMRKKLVKGELNFEDFLEQLKAVKKLGPLSKLAAMIPGVKESDVNEDEMKKIEAIINSMTKKERLKPDIINGSRKRRIAAGSGTTMQDVNQLLKQFKLARDMLKKMGRGGPPGRLPFRI; this is translated from the coding sequence ATGTTAGAAAACTTGATCGATCGTTTTCAGAAAGTAAGAAGAAAGATCCTGGGGTACGGCAGGATTACAAAGACAGAACTGGAAGCGATTCTTAAAGAGATTAGAATCGTGCTTCTTGAAGCGGATGTAAATTATAGAATAGTAAAAGAGTTCATTGAAGAATTGAGGACAAAATGTGAGAGCCTTGAACTTGTGAGAAGTTTAAAACCCGGGGATGCCGTTGTTAAAGCGGTCTACGAGGAACTCACTTTACTGCTGGGAGAGTCTTCCCGCACCATTACTTTTAAAAAAAACGGACCTCTTGTTATTATTCTCATCGGACTTCAGGGGGTCGGAAAGACCACAACCGCCGTAAAACTCGCTTTCAGATTCAAGTCGAAAAAACCCCTGCTCGTGCCGGCGGATGTGAAGAGACCGGCTGCCTATGAACAGCTTGCATCATTGGCGAAGAGGGTTGAGATTCCGGTGTTTCCGTTGAATAAAGAGAGTGCGGTTGCCACCGTAAAACAGGCGAAGGCGGCGGCTCTGGATAGAGGGTACGGAATCGTTATTATTGATACGGCAGGAAGACTTCATATCAATAATGAATTGATAGATGAACTCAGGGAGATTGATAAAGTTGTAAAACCTGATTATCGGCTGCTCGTCGCCGACGGTATGAGCGGTCAGGATGCAGTAACCCAGGCGATGACCTTTAAAAAGGAAGTCGGTCTGGAAGGAGCCGTTCTTACAAAGATGGACGGAGACGCCCGTGGAGGTGCCGCCCTTTCCATCACCCGTGCCGCTGATGTACCCATATTCTTCATCGGTGTTGGAGAAACCCTGGAAGGCCTCGAGGTTTTTTATCCGGATCGGATGGCGCAGCGCATTATGGGTATGGGAGATCTGGTGAGCCTTGTAGAGAAAGTGAAGGTTATTGAGAAGGAGATCGACGGAAAACAGATGCGTAAAAAGCTCGTAAAAGGAGAACTGAATTTTGAAGATTTCCTTGAACAATTGAAAGCAGTCAAGAAATTAGGACCCCTGTCAAAACTCGCCGCTATGATTCCCGGTGTAAAAGAGAGTGATGTCAATGAAGATGAAATGAAGAAGATTGAAGCCATTATAAACTCAATGACAAAAAAAGAGAGGCTCAAACCCGACATTATCAACGGTTCACGAAAAAGAAGAATCGCGGCGGGCAGCGGTACGACAATGCAGGATGTGAATCAACTCTTGAAGCAGTTCAAGCTCGCCCGCGATATGCTGAAAAAGATGGGCAGGGGCGGACCGCCCGGCAGACTGCCTTTTAGAATTTGA
- a CDS encoding dTDP-4-dehydrorhamnose 3,5-epimerase, which produces MTDKQLIDGVSIKNLRVIPDERGRLMEILRSDDEQFSKFGQVYITTAYPGVVKAWHYHKLQDDNMTVIKG; this is translated from the coding sequence TTGACGGATAAACAATTAATAGATGGGGTTTCAATCAAAAATTTAAGGGTGATTCCGGATGAGCGCGGCAGACTGATGGAGATCCTGCGTTCTGACGACGAACAATTTTCAAAATTCGGCCAGGTGTACATCACCACTGCTTATCCCGGGGTTGTAAAAGCCTGGCATTATCATAAATTACAGGACGACAATATGACCGTCATCAAAGG
- the rpe gene encoding ribulose-phosphate 3-epimerase encodes MKVAPSIIAADFSRFHEEIAAVEKAGADLLHLDVMDGVFVPNLTFGPMIVEAINRISSLELDAHLMIVNPERYLDQYIKAGVDWLSFHVEATEKPEYCIQYIKEQDIKVGIALNPETPFENIKKFVERLDYLLVMTVHPGFCGQKFLSEVVDKIKEIRNWIEKQRLECILEVDGGINDTNCRIVRQAGADIIVAGAGIFKKSDYKKAIENLRC; translated from the coding sequence GTGAAAGTCGCTCCTTCAATCATTGCCGCGGACTTTTCACGTTTTCACGAAGAGATAGCTGCGGTTGAAAAAGCCGGTGCCGATTTACTCCATCTGGATGTGATGGACGGTGTCTTTGTCCCCAATCTTACATTCGGACCCATGATCGTCGAAGCAATCAACAGGATCTCATCTCTGGAACTCGACGCCCACCTTATGATTGTTAACCCGGAAAGATACCTTGATCAATACATCAAAGCAGGCGTTGATTGGCTGTCTTTCCATGTCGAGGCGACGGAAAAGCCGGAATATTGTATTCAATATATCAAAGAACAGGACATAAAAGTCGGTATTGCATTGAACCCGGAGACTCCCTTTGAGAATATCAAGAAATTCGTCGAAAGGCTCGACTATCTTCTGGTTATGACCGTTCACCCCGGTTTTTGCGGTCAGAAGTTTCTGAGTGAAGTCGTCGACAAGATAAAAGAGATACGCAACTGGATAGAAAAACAGCGACTGGAGTGCATTCTTGAAGTGGACGGCGGCATAAACGATACGAACTGCCGTATCGTCAGACAAGCGGGTGCAGATATCATTGTAGCCGGTGCCGGTATTTTTAAAAAAAGCGATTATAAAAAAGCAATCGAGAATTTAAGATGTTAG
- a CDS encoding PASTA domain-containing protein, which yields MYYNGAKIFVVSFIVSLFTSIIVCVLFFFVIMPLTKPSGDIVVPDLLGSTTEQARVITETRGLLLVVGGEEEDEKIGENLICRQTPLPGSMVGRKTTVTVFISKGSGKLVLPDFKGQGLSEATVKLSEMGLKVGEVKSEENSEVDKDKIISTIPPAGSRVKKGDVISVVLSRGVELVKVPRLIGKSLSTAKRLIENNGFKVGNVSWEVSIDYNVGIVMRQSPGAGRMAKKGSAINLVVATVLE from the coding sequence ATGTATTATAACGGCGCTAAAATTTTTGTAGTCTCTTTTATAGTTTCTCTTTTTACCTCGATTATAGTTTGTGTTCTCTTTTTCTTTGTGATAATGCCTCTGACAAAACCATCCGGTGATATAGTCGTGCCTGATTTACTCGGTTCGACCACTGAGCAGGCACGTGTGATAACAGAGACAAGAGGCTTGTTACTGGTCGTCGGAGGAGAAGAAGAAGATGAAAAGATCGGAGAAAATCTCATCTGTCGTCAGACACCGCTTCCCGGTTCAATGGTCGGCAGAAAGACGACCGTAACGGTCTTTATCTCCAAAGGTTCAGGAAAACTGGTGCTGCCGGATTTCAAAGGCCAGGGATTGAGCGAGGCGACGGTTAAATTGTCGGAGATGGGGTTGAAGGTCGGAGAGGTGAAGAGTGAAGAGAACAGTGAAGTCGATAAAGATAAGATAATCTCCACCATTCCACCTGCTGGTTCCCGGGTAAAAAAAGGAGATGTGATTTCCGTGGTGTTGAGCCGCGGGGTTGAACTCGTTAAAGTTCCCCGTTTGATCGGCAAATCCCTTTCCACGGCAAAACGGCTTATTGAAAACAACGGTTTTAAAGTCGGAAACGTATCCTGGGAGGTGAGCATCGATTATAATGTGGGGATTGTAATGCGTCAGAGTCCGGGGGCGGGAAGAATGGCGAAGAAAGGAAGTGCGATAAATCTTGTCGTCGCCACTGTTCTTGAATGA
- a CDS encoding PASTA domain-containing protein, whose protein sequence is MKKLFIYLITILSFFILGVIIANFVIMPSVVHKGREIEVPDVLQMALDSAVAELKKKGLEGVVTERRFDPIIEEGKVIIQEPLPKTKVKKGRIINLTVSLGPESIKVPYLTGIDIDKGKMIIKRLGFHLDSIEFIFSDTIPRNKIIRTVPDAEVELKKGDTIKLIISKGPVLKMPNLSGKNIDDAKIILEKLGLIIGRVEEVEGSGDKGSIIVQNPAPEQIVEPGDTVSLMVIK, encoded by the coding sequence ATGAAAAAATTATTCATTTATCTCATTACAATCCTGTCGTTTTTCATCCTCGGTGTAATAATCGCCAATTTTGTGATAATGCCGTCGGTCGTTCATAAAGGCAGGGAGATAGAAGTCCCTGACGTGCTCCAGATGGCGCTCGACTCTGCTGTTGCCGAACTGAAAAAAAAGGGACTGGAAGGCGTGGTTACCGAACGTAGATTCGATCCGATCATCGAGGAGGGTAAAGTCATTATTCAAGAACCGCTGCCCAAAACAAAGGTGAAAAAGGGGAGAATAATAAATCTTACGGTAAGCCTGGGACCGGAAAGCATAAAAGTACCGTATCTTACGGGAATTGATATTGATAAAGGAAAGATGATAATAAAGCGACTCGGATTCCATCTCGACTCTATTGAATTTATCTTTTCCGATACAATTCCGAGGAATAAGATCATCAGGACGGTTCCTGATGCAGAGGTCGAGTTGAAGAAGGGAGATACCATAAAGTTGATCATCAGCAAAGGTCCTGTTCTGAAGATGCCTAATCTTTCCGGTAAAAACATAGATGACGCGAAAATCATTTTAGAAAAACTGGGGTTGATAATCGGACGGGTTGAAGAAGTTGAAGGGAGCGGTGACAAGGGGAGTATTATCGTCCAGAATCCCGCTCCAGAGCAGATCGTCGAACCCGGCGATACCGTCAGTTTAATGGTCATCAAGTGA
- a CDS encoding aspartate--ammonia ligase yields MYDKKADLAGPGVSTYEEVEKILPNDYEPLLPPKERMHALFEVKKYIEENLCKELNLFMVQVPLIVSAESGVNDMLDRDGSRTPIEFNCGLGLEKPIRAQIVQAATKWKRPALKQFDCKVDEGICTDMRAVRKDYFLDHDHSSYVDQWDWERVMTMEERNLKFLKDIVKKIWKVIYGAGKHVQELFPQLKTDKYPDFPEELTFLHAEEILDMYPDLPRKQRETKVLQKYPAIFIIGVGYTLKDGYPHEMRAADYDDWITDTQSETGKPTHGLNGDILVWNPVTRRRHELTSMGIRVTKDTLVKQLEMAGQMENLKLPYHQAIMNDEIPLSIGGGIGQSRTYMYLLRTAHLGEVSVTVWPKVLKEMCAKRNIFVLE; encoded by the coding sequence ATGTACGATAAAAAGGCAGATCTTGCTGGACCTGGTGTATCCACATATGAGGAAGTGGAGAAGATTCTTCCCAATGATTATGAGCCGCTCCTTCCGCCGAAAGAGAGGATGCATGCCCTCTTTGAGGTGAAAAAATATATTGAAGAGAACCTCTGTAAGGAACTCAATCTCTTTATGGTTCAGGTTCCGCTGATTGTTAGTGCTGAAAGCGGAGTGAATGACATGCTCGACCGTGACGGTTCACGTACGCCTATAGAATTTAATTGTGGATTGGGATTGGAAAAACCCATTCGTGCTCAGATCGTCCAGGCAGCTACCAAGTGGAAGCGACCCGCCCTCAAACAGTTCGACTGTAAGGTCGATGAAGGAATTTGTACGGATATGCGCGCCGTGCGGAAAGACTATTTTCTGGACCATGACCACAGTTCTTATGTTGACCAATGGGATTGGGAACGGGTGATGACAATGGAAGAGCGCAACCTGAAATTTCTGAAAGATATCGTCAAAAAGATCTGGAAGGTGATCTACGGTGCCGGCAAACATGTCCAGGAGCTGTTTCCGCAACTCAAGACCGATAAATATCCTGACTTTCCCGAAGAGCTTACATTCCTTCACGCCGAGGAGATTCTTGATATGTATCCTGATCTGCCTCGAAAACAGCGGGAGACCAAAGTGCTGCAGAAGTACCCTGCGATCTTTATCATCGGTGTGGGGTATACATTGAAAGACGGTTATCCCCATGAAATGAGGGCGGCGGACTATGATGATTGGATTACTGATACTCAATCGGAAACCGGGAAACCGACCCATGGTCTCAACGGTGATATCCTTGTCTGGAATCCTGTGACAAGGCGTCGTCATGAATTGACTTCAATGGGAATCAGAGTGACCAAAGATACGCTGGTCAAGCAGCTGGAGATGGCCGGACAGATGGAAAATCTGAAACTGCCCTATCATCAGGCGATTATGAACGACGAAATTCCGTTGAGCATCGGTGGTGGTATCGGACAGTCACGCACATATATGTATCTTCTGCGCACCGCACACTTAGGTGAGGTGAGTGTGACGGTCTGGCCCAAGGTGCTCAAGGAGATGTGTGCAAAACGGAATATATTTGTGCTTGAATAA
- the tatA gene encoding twin-arginine translocase TatA/TatE family subunit, whose amino-acid sequence MMNIGWQEILLILLIALLLFGAKKIPDLAKSLGKGIREFKKGLHEIESSDEEIKEKSKKDDEKKEDK is encoded by the coding sequence ATAATGAATATCGGCTGGCAAGAGATTTTATTGATTTTGCTTATTGCTCTTTTATTATTCGGTGCGAAGAAAATTCCGGATCTCGCTAAAAGTCTCGGTAAAGGAATCAGGGAATTCAAAAAAGGTCTTCATGAAATTGAATCTTCAGACGAAGAGATAAAAGAGAAGAGCAAGAAGGATGATGAAAAGAAGGAAGACAAATAG
- a CDS encoding glucose-1-phosphate thymidylyltransferase, which translates to MKGLILAGGFGTRLRPLTFTGAKQLIPVANKPIIFYGIEALSKAGIEELGIVVGDTAEEIKAVVGNGENWGIKISYIRQEAPLGLAHAIKISKDFLGDESFIMYLGDNILKEGIEDFVAQFNENKPNALILLTEVSNPQEFGVAVIDERGGVKKLVEKPKEPPSNLALVGVYLFDKKIFTAVENIKPSWRNELEITDAIQWLLDNNLKVESHKVKGWWKDTGKPDDIIEANLLVLEGIETSLQGTNTGSTINGRVRTGENTIIEKSVIRGPVVVGKNTKIIHSYIGPFSSIGDDVLIENSEIECSVIMSGAKITNVEKRIDRSIVGKNVVINVSNYSPRTHKFILGDQSYVEIVK; encoded by the coding sequence ATGAAAGGGCTTATTCTTGCCGGCGGTTTCGGCACCCGTCTCAGACCCCTGACCTTCACCGGTGCCAAACAGCTTATTCCGGTCGCCAATAAACCGATAATCTTCTACGGCATCGAGGCGCTGTCAAAAGCAGGGATTGAAGAACTGGGCATCGTCGTCGGTGACACAGCAGAAGAGATAAAGGCGGTTGTCGGAAACGGAGAAAACTGGGGTATCAAAATCTCCTACATCCGCCAGGAAGCACCTCTGGGACTCGCCCACGCCATAAAAATATCAAAAGATTTTCTCGGAGATGAATCATTCATTATGTATCTCGGTGATAACATTCTTAAAGAAGGAATAGAAGATTTCGTCGCACAATTCAACGAGAATAAACCCAATGCCCTGATTCTATTGACTGAGGTCTCCAACCCTCAGGAATTCGGGGTCGCGGTGATTGACGAAAGGGGCGGGGTGAAGAAATTAGTCGAGAAGCCGAAAGAACCGCCGTCGAATCTTGCACTGGTCGGAGTCTATCTCTTTGATAAAAAAATATTTACGGCCGTTGAAAATATCAAACCGTCCTGGAGAAACGAATTGGAGATCACCGATGCGATCCAGTGGCTTCTGGATAACAACTTAAAAGTGGAATCGCATAAAGTAAAAGGCTGGTGGAAAGACACGGGTAAACCCGACGACATCATCGAAGCGAATTTACTGGTCCTTGAAGGGATTGAAACTTCTCTTCAGGGAACCAACACCGGCTCTACCATAAACGGCAGGGTCAGAACCGGTGAAAATACAATTATTGAAAAGAGTGTTATCAGAGGGCCCGTTGTCGTGGGAAAGAACACAAAGATAATCCATTCCTATATCGGCCCTTTTTCATCGATCGGAGATGATGTCCTTATTGAAAACTCGGAGATTGAATGCAGCGTGATTATGTCCGGCGCGAAAATCACCAATGTGGAAAAGAGAATCGACCGTTCAATAGTAGGGAAAAACGTGGTCATAAATGTAAGCAACTACTCACCAAGAACCCATAAGTTCATCCTCGGGGATCAGAGTTATGTGGAAATCGTCAAATGA
- the rfbD gene encoding dTDP-4-dehydrorhamnose reductase: protein MKVFISGAHGALGTEMQNVLKREGINFLATDLNQLDVGNFKKTNETLLKYRPDVILHFAAISNVDECEKNKDLAFQTNALSTLGLAVISKKINAKILYVSTNFVFDGRAEKAYSEYSRTAPINEYGRTKLLGENYIKDLCDRYFIVRTAWLFGKNSKTFISKFIVSEDKPRSIDVICDQFGSFTYTVDLAETIWLLIKSENYGVYHIVNRDMGSWLDFALKAKELMKFKTDIKPIKTEELNLPAPRPRFAPLESKNFEFFFEKSMRTWQEALIAFIKSITTK from the coding sequence GTGAAGGTCTTTATCAGCGGTGCACACGGAGCCCTGGGTACGGAAATGCAGAATGTACTCAAGCGGGAAGGTATTAATTTTCTCGCCACCGACCTCAATCAGCTCGACGTCGGCAATTTCAAGAAGACGAATGAAACCCTTTTAAAATACCGGCCTGATGTGATTCTCCATTTCGCCGCAATAAGCAATGTCGACGAGTGTGAAAAGAACAAAGACCTGGCATTTCAAACCAATGCCCTCAGCACCTTAGGACTTGCGGTAATCAGTAAAAAGATCAACGCCAAAATACTCTATGTGAGCACAAATTTCGTCTTCGACGGCAGGGCGGAAAAGGCATATTCTGAGTACAGCCGAACCGCACCGATAAATGAATACGGCAGGACGAAACTGCTCGGTGAAAATTACATAAAGGATCTGTGTGACCGTTATTTCATTGTTCGGACCGCCTGGCTCTTCGGTAAGAATTCAAAAACATTCATCTCGAAATTCATTGTATCCGAAGATAAACCCAGGTCCATAGACGTGATCTGTGACCAATTCGGTTCTTTCACCTATACGGTTGACCTGGCAGAGACCATCTGGCTGCTGATAAAGTCGGAAAATTACGGTGTTTATCACATTGTAAACAGGGATATGGGTTCCTGGCTCGATTTCGCCCTGAAAGCAAAAGAGCTGATGAAATTCAAGACCGACATCAAACCGATAAAGACCGAAGAATTGAATCTGCCCGCCCCCCGTCCCCGATTCGCACCGCTGGAATCAAAGAATTTCGAATTCTTTTTTGAAAAGAGCATGCGCACCTGGCAGGAAGCACTCATTGCATTCATAAAGTCGATAACAACAAAGTGA